A genomic stretch from Gallus gallus isolate bGalGal1 chromosome 13, bGalGal1.mat.broiler.GRCg7b, whole genome shotgun sequence includes:
- the HNRNPH1 gene encoding heterogeneous nuclear ribonucleoprotein H isoform X7, with product MPGAFPRGYPGLGFSDRSEQIVSRGVASAFEAATTETEAEPNLTSNVMLNTESSEGYVVKVRGLPWSCSTEEVQRFFSDCKILNGALGIRFIYTREGRPSGEAFAELESEEDVKLALKKDRETMGHRYVEVFKSNNVEMDWVLKHTGPNSPDTANDGFVRLRGLPFGCSKEEIVQFFSGLEIVPNGITLPVDFQGRSTGEAFVQFASQEIAEKALKKHKERIGHRYIEIFKSSRAEVRTHYDPPRKLMAMQRPGPYDRPGLTRGYNSLGRGSGLERMRRGAYGGGYGGYDDYNGYNDGYGFGSDRFGRDLEWTLFSAGMSDHRYGDGTSTFQSTTGHCVHMRGLPYRATENDIYNFFSPLNPVRVHIEIGPDGRVTGEADVEFATHEDAVAAMSKDKANMQHRYVELFLNSTAGGTGGAYGSQMMGAMVKESEGVVQDWNTSTLAGSQSSYGGPANQQLSGGYGGGYGGQSSMSGYDPGSQGAMNSSYYSSGNRASMGVNGMGGMSNMSNMSGGWGM from the exons ATGCCCGGGGCTTTTCCGCGCGGTTACCCCGGGTTGG GCTTCAGTGACCGAAGCGAGCAGATTGTTTCACGTGGTGTAGCCTCAGCCTTTGAAGCTG CCACCACCGAGACCGAGGCGGAGCCAAATCTGACCTCCAATGTGATGCTGAACACCGAGAGCAGCGAGGGATACGTGGTGAAAGTGAGGGGACTGCCCTGGTCCTGCTCCACCGAGGAGGTGCAGAGGTTTTTCTCTG ACTGCAAAATTCTGAATGGAGCTTTGGGTATCCGTTTCATCTACACGAGGGAGGGCAGACCAAGTGGAGAAGCATTTGCTGAACTTGAATCAGAAGAGGATGTGAAATTGGCAttgaaaaaagacagagaaacaaTGGGACACAGATACGTTGAAG TTTTCAAGTCAAACAACGTTGAAATGGATTGGGTTCTGAAGCATACTGGTCCCAACAGCCCTGATACGGCTAATGATGGTTTTGTACGTCTTAGAGGACTCCCATTTGGCTGTAGTAAAGAAGAAATTGTACAGTTTTTTTCAG GGTTGGAAATCGTGCCAAATGGGATAACATTGCCGGTGGACTTCCAGGGGAGGAGTACGGGGGAGGCCTTCGTGCAGTTTGCTTCACAGGAAATAGCTGAAAAGGCTCTAAAGAAACACAAGGAAAGAATAGGGCACAG GTACATTGAGATCTTCAAGAGTAGCCGAGCAGAGGTGCGCACTCACTACGACCCTCCACGCAAGCTGATGGCGATGCAGAGGCCAGGTCCTTACGACAGGCCTGGTCTTACCCGCGGATATAACAGTCTTGGTAGAGGAAGTGGCTTGGAGAGGATGAGGCGCGGTGCTTACGGAGGAG GTTATGGAGGTTATGATGACTACAATGGGTATAACGATGGCTATGGTTTTGGTTCTGATAGATTTGGGAGAG ACCTAGAATGGACTCTCTTCTCTGCAGGAATGTCGGACCACAGATACGGCGACGGGACGTCCACCTTCCAGAGCACGACTGGCCACTGTGTCCACATGAGAGGTCTGCCCTACAGAGCGACAGAGAACGACATCTATAAC TTCTTCTCACCTTTGAACCCTGTAAGAGTACACATTGAAATCGGACCAGATGGCAGAGTGACTGGAGAGGCAGATGTTGAATTTGCTACTCACGAGGATGCGGTGGCCGCTATGTCCAAAGACAAAGCAAACATGC aacacaGATATGTAGAACTCTTCTTGAACTCAACAGCAGGAGGAACTGGTGGTGCCTATGGCAGTCAGATGATGGGAGCAATGG TCAAGGAATCTGAAGGGGTGGTTCAAGATTGGAACACTAGCACGTTGGCAG GAAGCCAATCCAGTTATGGTGGCCCAGCTAACCAGCAGCTGAGTGGGGGTTACGGAGGCGGATATGGTGGTCAGAGCAGCATGAGTGGATACG ACCCAGGGAGTCAGGGCGCCATGAACAGCAGTTACTACAGCAGCGGGAACCGCGCGTCCATGGGAGTGAACGGCATGGGCGGGATGTCGAACATGTCCAACATGAGTGGTGGCTGGGGAATGTAA
- the HNRNPH1 gene encoding heterogeneous nuclear ribonucleoprotein H isoform X13, which translates to MSTTETEAEPNLTSNVMLNTESSEGYVVKVRGLPWSCSTEEVQRFFSDCKILNGALGIRFIYTREGRPSGEAFAELESEEDVKLALKKDRETMGHRYVEVFKSNNVEMDWVLKHTGPNSPDTANDGFVRLRGLPFGCSKEEIVQFFSGLEIVPNGITLPVDFQGRSTGEAFVQFASQEIAEKALKKHKERIGHRYIEIFKSSRAEVRTHYDPPRKLMAMQRPGPYDRPGLTRGYNSLGRGSGLERMRRGAYGGGYGGYDDYNGYNDGYGFGSDRFGRDLEWTLFSAGMSDHRYGDGTSTFQSTTGHCVHMRGLPYRATENDIYNFFSPLNPVRVHIEIGPDGRVTGEADVEFATHEDAVAAMSKDKANMQHRYVELFLNSTAGGTGGAYGSQMMGAMVKESEGVVQDWNTSTLAGSQSSYGGPANQQLSGGYGGGYGGQSSMSGYDPGSQGAMNSSYYSSGNRASMGVNGMGGMSNMSNMSGGWGM; encoded by the exons ATGT CCACCACCGAGACCGAGGCGGAGCCAAATCTGACCTCCAATGTGATGCTGAACACCGAGAGCAGCGAGGGATACGTGGTGAAAGTGAGGGGACTGCCCTGGTCCTGCTCCACCGAGGAGGTGCAGAGGTTTTTCTCTG ACTGCAAAATTCTGAATGGAGCTTTGGGTATCCGTTTCATCTACACGAGGGAGGGCAGACCAAGTGGAGAAGCATTTGCTGAACTTGAATCAGAAGAGGATGTGAAATTGGCAttgaaaaaagacagagaaacaaTGGGACACAGATACGTTGAAG TTTTCAAGTCAAACAACGTTGAAATGGATTGGGTTCTGAAGCATACTGGTCCCAACAGCCCTGATACGGCTAATGATGGTTTTGTACGTCTTAGAGGACTCCCATTTGGCTGTAGTAAAGAAGAAATTGTACAGTTTTTTTCAG GGTTGGAAATCGTGCCAAATGGGATAACATTGCCGGTGGACTTCCAGGGGAGGAGTACGGGGGAGGCCTTCGTGCAGTTTGCTTCACAGGAAATAGCTGAAAAGGCTCTAAAGAAACACAAGGAAAGAATAGGGCACAG GTACATTGAGATCTTCAAGAGTAGCCGAGCAGAGGTGCGCACTCACTACGACCCTCCACGCAAGCTGATGGCGATGCAGAGGCCAGGTCCTTACGACAGGCCTGGTCTTACCCGCGGATATAACAGTCTTGGTAGAGGAAGTGGCTTGGAGAGGATGAGGCGCGGTGCTTACGGAGGAG GTTATGGAGGTTATGATGACTACAATGGGTATAACGATGGCTATGGTTTTGGTTCTGATAGATTTGGGAGAG ACCTAGAATGGACTCTCTTCTCTGCAGGAATGTCGGACCACAGATACGGCGACGGGACGTCCACCTTCCAGAGCACGACTGGCCACTGTGTCCACATGAGAGGTCTGCCCTACAGAGCGACAGAGAACGACATCTATAAC TTCTTCTCACCTTTGAACCCTGTAAGAGTACACATTGAAATCGGACCAGATGGCAGAGTGACTGGAGAGGCAGATGTTGAATTTGCTACTCACGAGGATGCGGTGGCCGCTATGTCCAAAGACAAAGCAAACATGC aacacaGATATGTAGAACTCTTCTTGAACTCAACAGCAGGAGGAACTGGTGGTGCCTATGGCAGTCAGATGATGGGAGCAATGG TCAAGGAATCTGAAGGGGTGGTTCAAGATTGGAACACTAGCACGTTGGCAG GAAGCCAATCCAGTTATGGTGGCCCAGCTAACCAGCAGCTGAGTGGGGGTTACGGAGGCGGATATGGTGGTCAGAGCAGCATGAGTGGATACG ACCCAGGGAGTCAGGGCGCCATGAACAGCAGTTACTACAGCAGCGGGAACCGCGCGTCCATGGGAGTGAACGGCATGGGCGGGATGTCGAACATGTCCAACATGAGTGGTGGCTGGGGAATGTAA
- the HNRNPH1 gene encoding heterogeneous nuclear ribonucleoprotein H isoform X14, giving the protein MSTTETEAEPNLTSNVMLNTESSEGYVVKVRGLPWSCSTEEVQRFFSDCKILNGALGIRFIYTREGRPSGEAFAELESEEDVKLALKKDRETMGHRYVEVFKSNNVEMDWVLKHTGPNSPDTANDGFVRLRGLPFGCSKEEIVQFFSGLEIVPNGITLPVDFQGRSTGEAFVQFASQEIAEKALKKHKERIGHRYIEIFKSSRAEVRTHYDPPRKLMAMQRPGPYDRPGLTRGYNSLGRGSGLERMRRGAYGGGYGGYDDYNGYNDGYGFGSDRFGREWTLFSAGMSDHRYGDGTSTFQSTTGHCVHMRGLPYRATENDIYNFFSPLNPVRVHIEIGPDGRVTGEADVEFATHEDAVAAMSKDKANMQHRYVELFLNSTAGGTGGAYGSQMMGAMVKESEGVVQDWNTSTLAGSQSSYGGPANQQLSGGYGGGYGGQSSMSGYDPGSQGAMNSSYYSSGNRASMGVNGMGGMSNMSNMSGGWGM; this is encoded by the exons ATGT CCACCACCGAGACCGAGGCGGAGCCAAATCTGACCTCCAATGTGATGCTGAACACCGAGAGCAGCGAGGGATACGTGGTGAAAGTGAGGGGACTGCCCTGGTCCTGCTCCACCGAGGAGGTGCAGAGGTTTTTCTCTG ACTGCAAAATTCTGAATGGAGCTTTGGGTATCCGTTTCATCTACACGAGGGAGGGCAGACCAAGTGGAGAAGCATTTGCTGAACTTGAATCAGAAGAGGATGTGAAATTGGCAttgaaaaaagacagagaaacaaTGGGACACAGATACGTTGAAG TTTTCAAGTCAAACAACGTTGAAATGGATTGGGTTCTGAAGCATACTGGTCCCAACAGCCCTGATACGGCTAATGATGGTTTTGTACGTCTTAGAGGACTCCCATTTGGCTGTAGTAAAGAAGAAATTGTACAGTTTTTTTCAG GGTTGGAAATCGTGCCAAATGGGATAACATTGCCGGTGGACTTCCAGGGGAGGAGTACGGGGGAGGCCTTCGTGCAGTTTGCTTCACAGGAAATAGCTGAAAAGGCTCTAAAGAAACACAAGGAAAGAATAGGGCACAG GTACATTGAGATCTTCAAGAGTAGCCGAGCAGAGGTGCGCACTCACTACGACCCTCCACGCAAGCTGATGGCGATGCAGAGGCCAGGTCCTTACGACAGGCCTGGTCTTACCCGCGGATATAACAGTCTTGGTAGAGGAAGTGGCTTGGAGAGGATGAGGCGCGGTGCTTACGGAGGAG GTTATGGAGGTTATGATGACTACAATGGGTATAACGATGGCTATGGTTTTGGTTCTGATAGATTTGGGAGAG AATGGACTCTCTTCTCTGCAGGAATGTCGGACCACAGATACGGCGACGGGACGTCCACCTTCCAGAGCACGACTGGCCACTGTGTCCACATGAGAGGTCTGCCCTACAGAGCGACAGAGAACGACATCTATAAC TTCTTCTCACCTTTGAACCCTGTAAGAGTACACATTGAAATCGGACCAGATGGCAGAGTGACTGGAGAGGCAGATGTTGAATTTGCTACTCACGAGGATGCGGTGGCCGCTATGTCCAAAGACAAAGCAAACATGC aacacaGATATGTAGAACTCTTCTTGAACTCAACAGCAGGAGGAACTGGTGGTGCCTATGGCAGTCAGATGATGGGAGCAATGG TCAAGGAATCTGAAGGGGTGGTTCAAGATTGGAACACTAGCACGTTGGCAG GAAGCCAATCCAGTTATGGTGGCCCAGCTAACCAGCAGCTGAGTGGGGGTTACGGAGGCGGATATGGTGGTCAGAGCAGCATGAGTGGATACG ACCCAGGGAGTCAGGGCGCCATGAACAGCAGTTACTACAGCAGCGGGAACCGCGCGTCCATGGGAGTGAACGGCATGGGCGGGATGTCGAACATGTCCAACATGAGTGGTGGCTGGGGAATGTAA
- the HNRNPH1 gene encoding heterogeneous nuclear ribonucleoprotein H isoform X17: protein MSTTETEAEPNLTSNVMLNTESSEGYVVKVRGLPWSCSTEEVQRFFSDCKILNGALGIRFIYTREGRPSGEAFAELESEEDVKLALKKDRETMGHRYVEVFKSNNVEMDWVLKHTGPNSPDTANDGFVRLRGLPFGCSKEEIVQFFSGLEIVPNGITLPVDFQGRSTGEAFVQFASQEIAEKALKKHKERIGHRYIEIFKSSRAEVRTHYDPPRKLMAMQRPGPYDRPGLTRGYNSLGRGSGLERMRRGAYGGGMSDHRYGDGTSTFQSTTGHCVHMRGLPYRATENDIYNFFSPLNPVRVHIEIGPDGRVTGEADVEFATHEDAVAAMSKDKANMQHRYVELFLNSTAGGTGGAYGSQMMGAMVKESEGVVQDWNTSTLAGSQSSYGGPANQQLSGGYGGGYGGQSSMSGYDPGSQGAMNSSYYSSGNRASMGVNGMGGMSNMSNMSGGWGM from the exons ATGT CCACCACCGAGACCGAGGCGGAGCCAAATCTGACCTCCAATGTGATGCTGAACACCGAGAGCAGCGAGGGATACGTGGTGAAAGTGAGGGGACTGCCCTGGTCCTGCTCCACCGAGGAGGTGCAGAGGTTTTTCTCTG ACTGCAAAATTCTGAATGGAGCTTTGGGTATCCGTTTCATCTACACGAGGGAGGGCAGACCAAGTGGAGAAGCATTTGCTGAACTTGAATCAGAAGAGGATGTGAAATTGGCAttgaaaaaagacagagaaacaaTGGGACACAGATACGTTGAAG TTTTCAAGTCAAACAACGTTGAAATGGATTGGGTTCTGAAGCATACTGGTCCCAACAGCCCTGATACGGCTAATGATGGTTTTGTACGTCTTAGAGGACTCCCATTTGGCTGTAGTAAAGAAGAAATTGTACAGTTTTTTTCAG GGTTGGAAATCGTGCCAAATGGGATAACATTGCCGGTGGACTTCCAGGGGAGGAGTACGGGGGAGGCCTTCGTGCAGTTTGCTTCACAGGAAATAGCTGAAAAGGCTCTAAAGAAACACAAGGAAAGAATAGGGCACAG GTACATTGAGATCTTCAAGAGTAGCCGAGCAGAGGTGCGCACTCACTACGACCCTCCACGCAAGCTGATGGCGATGCAGAGGCCAGGTCCTTACGACAGGCCTGGTCTTACCCGCGGATATAACAGTCTTGGTAGAGGAAGTGGCTTGGAGAGGATGAGGCGCGGTGCTTACGGAGGAG GAATGTCGGACCACAGATACGGCGACGGGACGTCCACCTTCCAGAGCACGACTGGCCACTGTGTCCACATGAGAGGTCTGCCCTACAGAGCGACAGAGAACGACATCTATAAC TTCTTCTCACCTTTGAACCCTGTAAGAGTACACATTGAAATCGGACCAGATGGCAGAGTGACTGGAGAGGCAGATGTTGAATTTGCTACTCACGAGGATGCGGTGGCCGCTATGTCCAAAGACAAAGCAAACATGC aacacaGATATGTAGAACTCTTCTTGAACTCAACAGCAGGAGGAACTGGTGGTGCCTATGGCAGTCAGATGATGGGAGCAATGG TCAAGGAATCTGAAGGGGTGGTTCAAGATTGGAACACTAGCACGTTGGCAG GAAGCCAATCCAGTTATGGTGGCCCAGCTAACCAGCAGCTGAGTGGGGGTTACGGAGGCGGATATGGTGGTCAGAGCAGCATGAGTGGATACG ACCCAGGGAGTCAGGGCGCCATGAACAGCAGTTACTACAGCAGCGGGAACCGCGCGTCCATGGGAGTGAACGGCATGGGCGGGATGTCGAACATGTCCAACATGAGTGGTGGCTGGGGAATGTAA
- the HNRNPH1 gene encoding heterogeneous nuclear ribonucleoprotein H isoform X15 — protein MSTTETEAEPNLTSNVMLNTESSEGYVVKVRGLPWSCSTEEVQRFFSDCKILNGALGIRFIYTREGRPSGEAFAELESEEDVKLALKKDRETMGHRYVEVFKSNNVEMDWVLKHTGPNSPDTANDGFVRLRGLPFGCSKEEIVQFFSGLEIVPNGITLPVDFQGRSTGEAFVQFASQEIAEKALKKHKERIGHRYIEIFKSSRAEVRTHYDPPRKLMAMQRPGPYDRPGLTRGYNSLGRGSGLERMRRGAYGGGYGGYDDYNGYNDGYGFGSDRFGRGMSDHRYGDGTSTFQSTTGHCVHMRGLPYRATENDIYNFFSPLNPVRVHIEIGPDGRVTGEADVEFATHEDAVAAMSKDKANMQHRYVELFLNSTAGGTGGAYGSQMMGAMVKESEGVVQDWNTSTLAGSQSSYGGPANQQLSGGYGGGYGGQSSMSGYDPGSQGAMNSSYYSSGNRASMGVNGMGGMSNMSNMSGGWGM, from the exons ATGT CCACCACCGAGACCGAGGCGGAGCCAAATCTGACCTCCAATGTGATGCTGAACACCGAGAGCAGCGAGGGATACGTGGTGAAAGTGAGGGGACTGCCCTGGTCCTGCTCCACCGAGGAGGTGCAGAGGTTTTTCTCTG ACTGCAAAATTCTGAATGGAGCTTTGGGTATCCGTTTCATCTACACGAGGGAGGGCAGACCAAGTGGAGAAGCATTTGCTGAACTTGAATCAGAAGAGGATGTGAAATTGGCAttgaaaaaagacagagaaacaaTGGGACACAGATACGTTGAAG TTTTCAAGTCAAACAACGTTGAAATGGATTGGGTTCTGAAGCATACTGGTCCCAACAGCCCTGATACGGCTAATGATGGTTTTGTACGTCTTAGAGGACTCCCATTTGGCTGTAGTAAAGAAGAAATTGTACAGTTTTTTTCAG GGTTGGAAATCGTGCCAAATGGGATAACATTGCCGGTGGACTTCCAGGGGAGGAGTACGGGGGAGGCCTTCGTGCAGTTTGCTTCACAGGAAATAGCTGAAAAGGCTCTAAAGAAACACAAGGAAAGAATAGGGCACAG GTACATTGAGATCTTCAAGAGTAGCCGAGCAGAGGTGCGCACTCACTACGACCCTCCACGCAAGCTGATGGCGATGCAGAGGCCAGGTCCTTACGACAGGCCTGGTCTTACCCGCGGATATAACAGTCTTGGTAGAGGAAGTGGCTTGGAGAGGATGAGGCGCGGTGCTTACGGAGGAG GTTATGGAGGTTATGATGACTACAATGGGTATAACGATGGCTATGGTTTTGGTTCTGATAGATTTGGGAGAG GAATGTCGGACCACAGATACGGCGACGGGACGTCCACCTTCCAGAGCACGACTGGCCACTGTGTCCACATGAGAGGTCTGCCCTACAGAGCGACAGAGAACGACATCTATAAC TTCTTCTCACCTTTGAACCCTGTAAGAGTACACATTGAAATCGGACCAGATGGCAGAGTGACTGGAGAGGCAGATGTTGAATTTGCTACTCACGAGGATGCGGTGGCCGCTATGTCCAAAGACAAAGCAAACATGC aacacaGATATGTAGAACTCTTCTTGAACTCAACAGCAGGAGGAACTGGTGGTGCCTATGGCAGTCAGATGATGGGAGCAATGG TCAAGGAATCTGAAGGGGTGGTTCAAGATTGGAACACTAGCACGTTGGCAG GAAGCCAATCCAGTTATGGTGGCCCAGCTAACCAGCAGCTGAGTGGGGGTTACGGAGGCGGATATGGTGGTCAGAGCAGCATGAGTGGATACG ACCCAGGGAGTCAGGGCGCCATGAACAGCAGTTACTACAGCAGCGGGAACCGCGCGTCCATGGGAGTGAACGGCATGGGCGGGATGTCGAACATGTCCAACATGAGTGGTGGCTGGGGAATGTAA
- the HNRNPH1 gene encoding heterogeneous nuclear ribonucleoprotein H isoform X1, protein MLNTESSEGYVVKVRGLPWSCSTEEVQRFFSDCKILNGALGIRFIYTREGRPSGEAFAELESEEDVKLALKKDRETMGHRYVEVFKSNNVEMDWVLKHTGPNSPDTANDGFVRLRGLPFGCSKEEIVQFFSGLEIVPNGITLPVDFQGRSTGEAFVQFASQEIAEKALKKHKERIGHRYIEIFKSSRAEVRTHYDPPRKLMAMQRPGPYDRPGLTRGYNSLGRGSGLERMRRGAYGGGYGGYDDYNGYNDGYGFGSDRFGRDLEWTLFSAGMSDHRYGDGTSTFQSTTGHCVHMRGLPYRATENDIYNFFSPLNPVRVHIEIGPDGRVTGEADVEFATHEDAVAAMSKDKANMQHRYVELFLNSTAGGTGGAYGSQMMGAMVKESEGVVQDWNTSTLAGSQSSYGGPANQQLSGGYGGGYGGQSSMSGYDPGSQGAMNSSYYSSGNRASMGVNGMGGMSNMSNMSGGWGM, encoded by the exons ATGCTGAACACCGAGAGCAGCGAGGGATACGTGGTGAAAGTGAGGGGACTGCCCTGGTCCTGCTCCACCGAGGAGGTGCAGAGGTTTTTCTCTG ACTGCAAAATTCTGAATGGAGCTTTGGGTATCCGTTTCATCTACACGAGGGAGGGCAGACCAAGTGGAGAAGCATTTGCTGAACTTGAATCAGAAGAGGATGTGAAATTGGCAttgaaaaaagacagagaaacaaTGGGACACAGATACGTTGAAG TTTTCAAGTCAAACAACGTTGAAATGGATTGGGTTCTGAAGCATACTGGTCCCAACAGCCCTGATACGGCTAATGATGGTTTTGTACGTCTTAGAGGACTCCCATTTGGCTGTAGTAAAGAAGAAATTGTACAGTTTTTTTCAG GGTTGGAAATCGTGCCAAATGGGATAACATTGCCGGTGGACTTCCAGGGGAGGAGTACGGGGGAGGCCTTCGTGCAGTTTGCTTCACAGGAAATAGCTGAAAAGGCTCTAAAGAAACACAAGGAAAGAATAGGGCACAG GTACATTGAGATCTTCAAGAGTAGCCGAGCAGAGGTGCGCACTCACTACGACCCTCCACGCAAGCTGATGGCGATGCAGAGGCCAGGTCCTTACGACAGGCCTGGTCTTACCCGCGGATATAACAGTCTTGGTAGAGGAAGTGGCTTGGAGAGGATGAGGCGCGGTGCTTACGGAGGAG GTTATGGAGGTTATGATGACTACAATGGGTATAACGATGGCTATGGTTTTGGTTCTGATAGATTTGGGAGAG ACCTAGAATGGACTCTCTTCTCTGCAGGAATGTCGGACCACAGATACGGCGACGGGACGTCCACCTTCCAGAGCACGACTGGCCACTGTGTCCACATGAGAGGTCTGCCCTACAGAGCGACAGAGAACGACATCTATAAC TTCTTCTCACCTTTGAACCCTGTAAGAGTACACATTGAAATCGGACCAGATGGCAGAGTGACTGGAGAGGCAGATGTTGAATTTGCTACTCACGAGGATGCGGTGGCCGCTATGTCCAAAGACAAAGCAAACATGC aacacaGATATGTAGAACTCTTCTTGAACTCAACAGCAGGAGGAACTGGTGGTGCCTATGGCAGTCAGATGATGGGAGCAATGG TCAAGGAATCTGAAGGGGTGGTTCAAGATTGGAACACTAGCACGTTGGCAG GAAGCCAATCCAGTTATGGTGGCCCAGCTAACCAGCAGCTGAGTGGGGGTTACGGAGGCGGATATGGTGGTCAGAGCAGCATGAGTGGATACG ACCCAGGGAGTCAGGGCGCCATGAACAGCAGTTACTACAGCAGCGGGAACCGCGCGTCCATGGGAGTGAACGGCATGGGCGGGATGTCGAACATGTCCAACATGAGTGGTGGCTGGGGAATGTAA
- the HNRNPH1 gene encoding heterogeneous nuclear ribonucleoprotein H isoform X3, whose amino-acid sequence MLNTESSEGYVVKVRGLPWSCSTEEVQRFFSDCKILNGALGIRFIYTREGRPSGEAFAELESEEDVKLALKKDRETMGHRYVEVFKSNNVEMDWVLKHTGPNSPDTANDGFVRLRGLPFGCSKEEIVQFFSGLEIVPNGITLPVDFQGRSTGEAFVQFASQEIAEKALKKHKERIGHRYIEIFKSSRAEVRTHYDPPRKLMAMQRPGPYDRPGLTRGYNSLGRGSGLERMRRGAYGGGYGGYDDYNGYNDGYGFGSDRFGRGMSDHRYGDGTSTFQSTTGHCVHMRGLPYRATENDIYNFFSPLNPVRVHIEIGPDGRVTGEADVEFATHEDAVAAMSKDKANMQHRYVELFLNSTAGGTGGAYGSQMMGAMVKESEGVVQDWNTSTLAGSQSSYGGPANQQLSGGYGGGYGGQSSMSGYDPGSQGAMNSSYYSSGNRASMGVNGMGGMSNMSNMSGGWGM is encoded by the exons ATGCTGAACACCGAGAGCAGCGAGGGATACGTGGTGAAAGTGAGGGGACTGCCCTGGTCCTGCTCCACCGAGGAGGTGCAGAGGTTTTTCTCTG ACTGCAAAATTCTGAATGGAGCTTTGGGTATCCGTTTCATCTACACGAGGGAGGGCAGACCAAGTGGAGAAGCATTTGCTGAACTTGAATCAGAAGAGGATGTGAAATTGGCAttgaaaaaagacagagaaacaaTGGGACACAGATACGTTGAAG TTTTCAAGTCAAACAACGTTGAAATGGATTGGGTTCTGAAGCATACTGGTCCCAACAGCCCTGATACGGCTAATGATGGTTTTGTACGTCTTAGAGGACTCCCATTTGGCTGTAGTAAAGAAGAAATTGTACAGTTTTTTTCAG GGTTGGAAATCGTGCCAAATGGGATAACATTGCCGGTGGACTTCCAGGGGAGGAGTACGGGGGAGGCCTTCGTGCAGTTTGCTTCACAGGAAATAGCTGAAAAGGCTCTAAAGAAACACAAGGAAAGAATAGGGCACAG GTACATTGAGATCTTCAAGAGTAGCCGAGCAGAGGTGCGCACTCACTACGACCCTCCACGCAAGCTGATGGCGATGCAGAGGCCAGGTCCTTACGACAGGCCTGGTCTTACCCGCGGATATAACAGTCTTGGTAGAGGAAGTGGCTTGGAGAGGATGAGGCGCGGTGCTTACGGAGGAG GTTATGGAGGTTATGATGACTACAATGGGTATAACGATGGCTATGGTTTTGGTTCTGATAGATTTGGGAGAG GAATGTCGGACCACAGATACGGCGACGGGACGTCCACCTTCCAGAGCACGACTGGCCACTGTGTCCACATGAGAGGTCTGCCCTACAGAGCGACAGAGAACGACATCTATAAC TTCTTCTCACCTTTGAACCCTGTAAGAGTACACATTGAAATCGGACCAGATGGCAGAGTGACTGGAGAGGCAGATGTTGAATTTGCTACTCACGAGGATGCGGTGGCCGCTATGTCCAAAGACAAAGCAAACATGC aacacaGATATGTAGAACTCTTCTTGAACTCAACAGCAGGAGGAACTGGTGGTGCCTATGGCAGTCAGATGATGGGAGCAATGG TCAAGGAATCTGAAGGGGTGGTTCAAGATTGGAACACTAGCACGTTGGCAG GAAGCCAATCCAGTTATGGTGGCCCAGCTAACCAGCAGCTGAGTGGGGGTTACGGAGGCGGATATGGTGGTCAGAGCAGCATGAGTGGATACG ACCCAGGGAGTCAGGGCGCCATGAACAGCAGTTACTACAGCAGCGGGAACCGCGCGTCCATGGGAGTGAACGGCATGGGCGGGATGTCGAACATGTCCAACATGAGTGGTGGCTGGGGAATGTAA